One region of Halocalculus aciditolerans genomic DNA includes:
- a CDS encoding phosphoribosyltransferase, whose amino-acid sequence MSDLPDDFKCTITNWEYIYGLCRGVSNQVKRSDFEPDVIVALARGGWFAGRCLCDFLGMNDLTSLKMEHYVGTAEKSDEPEVRYPMPEGSVEGKDVLVIDDIADTGGSISRAQEYVEERGASDIRTATLQLLQTSEFEPDFVGERLEQWAWVVYPWNFIEDMIDVISGVMETDGDGPYSKAEIRHLLSEYHDVERIEMEIAQPDRLDEVLAEMVRRDVVVKAGGDQWLLRENA is encoded by the coding sequence ATGAGTGACCTCCCGGACGATTTCAAGTGTACCATCACGAACTGGGAGTACATCTACGGCCTCTGTCGCGGCGTCTCGAACCAGGTGAAACGCTCGGACTTCGAGCCGGACGTCATCGTCGCGCTCGCGCGCGGCGGCTGGTTCGCGGGCCGCTGTCTCTGCGACTTCCTCGGGATGAACGACCTGACGAGCCTGAAGATGGAGCACTACGTCGGCACCGCCGAGAAGAGCGACGAGCCCGAAGTCCGCTATCCGATGCCGGAGGGGAGCGTCGAGGGGAAGGACGTCCTCGTCATCGACGACATCGCGGACACCGGCGGCTCCATCAGCCGCGCGCAGGAGTACGTCGAGGAGCGCGGCGCGAGCGACATCCGCACCGCCACCCTCCAGCTCCTCCAGACGAGCGAGTTCGAACCCGACTTCGTCGGCGAGCGCCTCGAACAGTGGGCGTGGGTCGTCTACCCCTGGAACTTCATCGAGGACATGATCGACGTCATCTCCGGCGTCATGGAGACGGACGGGGACGGCCCGTACTCGAAGGCCGAGATCCGCCACCTCCTCTCCGAGTACCACGACGTCGAGCGCATCGAGATGGAGATCGCACAGCCCGACCGACTAGACGAGGTGCTCGCGGAGATGGTGCGGCGCGACGTCGTCGTGAAGGCCGGCGGCGACCAGTGGCTGCTGCGCGAGAACGCCTGA
- a CDS encoding PhzF family phenazine biosynthesis protein codes for MNEEFETLDVAVVDAFTDEPLAGNPAGVVLDGDGLAADQMQRIAREVNASETAFVRESDDADRRLRYFTPTDEVDLCGHATIATHARLFEEGVIDAGTHSIETNVGVLDIDVEDDGTVWMTQERPDVRGVDVEYERVADAIDVDVAALEDVGADLPVARATTGLPFLVVPVNFLEHLGAAAPDFDAVEALADEFDCAGVYALTFDAVGVDSTLHGRCWVPGLGIDEDPVTGTASGAVGGYLERFDAFDDFPDELRFEQGHYVDRPGTVRVRVDDRAHVAGTAVTSIDGDLIIPEPEADDILEA; via the coding sequence ATGAACGAGGAGTTCGAGACGCTCGACGTCGCGGTCGTCGACGCGTTCACCGACGAGCCGCTCGCGGGGAATCCGGCGGGCGTCGTCCTCGACGGCGACGGCCTCGCCGCCGACCAGATGCAGCGCATCGCCCGGGAGGTGAACGCGAGCGAGACCGCGTTCGTCCGCGAGAGCGACGACGCCGACCGCCGCCTCCGCTACTTCACGCCGACCGACGAAGTCGACCTCTGCGGGCACGCGACCATCGCCACGCACGCCCGCCTCTTCGAGGAAGGCGTCATCGACGCGGGAACGCACTCCATCGAGACGAACGTCGGCGTGCTCGACATCGACGTCGAGGACGACGGAACGGTCTGGATGACCCAGGAGCGCCCGGACGTCCGCGGGGTGGACGTGGAGTACGAGCGCGTCGCGGACGCCATCGACGTCGACGTCGCGGCGCTGGAGGACGTCGGCGCGGACCTCCCCGTCGCCCGCGCGACCACCGGTCTCCCCTTCCTCGTCGTCCCCGTGAACTTCCTCGAACACCTCGGCGCGGCGGCCCCGGACTTCGACGCCGTCGAGGCGCTCGCCGACGAGTTCGACTGCGCGGGCGTCTACGCCCTCACCTTCGACGCCGTCGGCGTCGACAGCACGCTCCACGGCCGCTGCTGGGTGCCCGGGCTCGGCATCGACGAAGACCCCGTCACGGGAACCGCGTCGGGCGCGGTCGGCGGCTACCTCGAACGGTTCGACGCCTTCGACGACTTCCCCGACGAACTCCGGTTCGAACAGGGCCACTACGTCGACCGCCCCGGCACCGTCCGCGTCCGCGTCGACGACCGCGCGCACGTCGCCGGCACCGCCGTCACCAGCATCGACGGCGACCTCATCATCCCCGAACCCGAGGCCGACGACATCCTCGAAGCCTGA